From the Bacteroidia bacterium genome, the window TTTTCAGTTCACTTAAATAATTAAACCAAAATTCGTATTTCACAAAAAACGCTGCAACTGGCTTTATCGTTGAAATAAATCGTTTCGCATTCGCGGAAGAATCCATCGGTAAATAAAAAATAAAATCGGCACCAGAATACTTTTTTCGAATTTCATATCCCGAAGGAGAAAAAAAAGTAAGTAAAATTTTGTGCTCCGAAAATTTTTTTTTCAACGCCTCGATCAGCGGTCTGCCTTGCTCAAACTCCCCCAAAGAAGCGCAATGCACCCAAATTATTTTTTGTGTTCCGGAAATTTTTTTTTCGATGTTTGAAAAATTATTTTTTCGACCATCCCGCCACAAGCGCGCTTTCGGATAAAAAAAAGCAGCTAAGCGAATCATTTGATGGTACAAAAAAATAAAAGTATTGTACAAAAATTTCATTTCTGGAAATTTTTTTTCAAACGTTAATTATAGTAATATCTGTTGGTAATGTTGCGGTAGAAGGGGAGCATCCAGCCGATTCGAAATCCATAAAGCAAATCAATTCTGTTGGAAGTATTGCTAATTCGAAGATCGTATTCATACGGATAAACGGCGTTGGTAAAGGCTTCTGTGATTTCAAAACCTCCAAAAAAATTAAGCATGTGCTGCGTCCCAAAATATTGGTAGCCTAAAAATTGAGTTAAATTAATTCCGGCCGTGAGCCTTTCGTAGCCTTTTTTGTAAGTATCACTCAACTGGTACGCATTGTCTTGCAATACCACTATTTTTATTTTGTGTTGAATGTATCCGATGCTGTTTGTGAATAAAACGCCTGAATTTTTATTGGCTTGCCAAAGCGGTAAAATTTTGCCGACAAGTGCGTTAATCATAAATCCTTCCTCCGACAAACGAATTTCGGCATAAGTTCCGTTCTGATCAATCACATAGCCATCTTGCGTTGAAATACTATCTAAAATACCATATTCCTTTACATTGTTACTGAACAAATAACTACCTTCTAAACCGTATATCCAGTTGTTTCGTGTTTTGTGAAGAATGCGTAATCCAATATTTGAATTAGCTCCGAAACGCTTCGCCAAATCGCCTCCTGGAATTTGAAATGCGTACGATGGCGCCACATACGTGAATTGAAGTAAAGAATCTTTTACATCCACTTGCGCGTAGCTTGTTAGCGACAAGCCGAAGAAAATAAATAGTGCGAAAAAATATTTTTTCATTTCAAAAAATTAGGCTAAAGTACGTTTTTTTATCAAAAAAATCGCTGCGGAGTTTAAACAGCAGGAGAAACAGTAAAATGGAAAAATCATTATATTCGTAGTAATTTTTAAATAAAAATAAACGGAAGGTTTAGTTTATTTTAGAATTGTAATTAACTCTTAAAGAGACTCATCAGAAAATAAGCAAAGGAATATGAAAAAAGAGATTTGGCTAAAAACTAATTTTGCTGATAAAAAAACTCCAGATTGGATTTGTCCTTACTGTAATTCTGGAATTTTAAAACTCGACACATTTAAAAAATCAGAAACAGCTTTGTCTCGGAGCTACCATTCTGACGATGGTTGGGAACCTGAATTTAGTAGATATACTTTTAGTGGAAGTCTAATTTGTCAAAATTGTAATGAATTCGTATCATTTTTAGGCGATGGAAGTGAAGAGTTTTCTAGTGATTATGACAATCGTGATGATTATCATGAAATAAATTATTCATTATATTCACCAGTATACTTTCATCCAACATTACAATTATTTGAATTAAATTCAAACTGTCCTATAGCGATTGAAAGAGTAATAAATGAATCATTTGCATTATATTGGAATGATTTAACTTCTTGCGTAAATAAAATTAGAGTTTCGCTTGAACTTTTAATGGATGAATTTAAAGTTAAGAAGATACTTGTTAATAAAAGAAAAAAGCAGCAACGACTTTCACTTCATCATCGAATTGAAGAATTTAAAAATGTCAAACCTGAAATTGCAGAATACTTACTTGCAATTAAATGGATTGGTAATGCAGGTAGTCATATCGGCACTTTAGAAAAAATAGATATTTTAGAGACTTATGAATTACTCGAATTGTCATTAAATAAACTATATGACGATACTGAGAAAAAATTGAAAAAAATTGCAAAGGAAATAAATAAGAGAAAAGGAAAAATAAAAAGGAACTAAGTATAAAAACCAACTCTCATTTTCTCTCAATTCATCATTCCAAAAATACTTA encodes:
- a CDS encoding DUF4145 domain-containing protein, which codes for MKKEIWLKTNFADKKTPDWICPYCNSGILKLDTFKKSETALSRSYHSDDGWEPEFSRYTFSGSLICQNCNEFVSFLGDGSEEFSSDYDNRDDYHEINYSLYSPVYFHPTLQLFELNSNCPIAIERVINESFALYWNDLTSCVNKIRVSLELLMDEFKVKKILVNKRKKQQRLSLHHRIEEFKNVKPEIAEYLLAIKWIGNAGSHIGTLEKIDILETYELLELSLNKLYDDTEKKLKKIAKEINKRKGKIKRN